The Glycine soja cultivar W05 chromosome 4, ASM419377v2, whole genome shotgun sequence genomic sequence CTAGCATATATAATAGAGGTCACTTTACATGCATTAGTAACCAGAGGCTGAAATCGAAATCCTACAATAGCAACCTCGAAGGGTTTGATCAGACAAAATACTGTAGCCCTTAACTGTACTTCAAATCATCCAAAAAGACTATATATATAACCTGCTATCATAGTAAACTATTAAATTGACTAGATGCCCACTTCCTAAGAATTCTCATTAACTGCCTTGTCAATTTCTTCGACATGATTACGAAGCACATTCCACTGCAAAACACAAGAAATGAATTACAGGACAGTGGCTCGAAAATCATTTGTTCTAGATCATTAGAACCAACAGATTTAAGACAGAGGCATAGAAAAGGAACTCATAATATACAACATCCATATATATAGTTTCAAGATATACCTGATCCATGGTCAACGAGATACctgaaaacaaataataaaaatgtaagtGTAACCCACATTTATAAATCCTCTAGCTAACAAACATCTTCATATGGGgtttaaatgaaatggataaatcAAATAGAGTTCTATAAAATACCAATTTTTCAgtaaaagcaaacaaaacaatcTATTCCTGCACTCCACTTGTTCCCAACTGACTAGTCTTTCTACATTCTAGAAGAATTTCCCAGGTTTACATAAGGATCCCTCAACCATAATGCATGAGCATGATCTTGAACATCAAAGGATAGCATAAACAAGGACCTTTTAAGAGTCAATCAGGTCAACCCCATTAGAAGAAAAGACTCTAATTGAAACATGGAAATCAAGTTAACAAGTATACATCCAATGCAACTTGTCACAAATTGCATAATTATCAATTTGGTCCACTCATGTAATGACTATGAAATAGATACAACTACAAGCAAGAGGCATCATGTGTCAATACTATATAACATGCATGAGTATTCCCATGGACCACATTGTTGGCAATTTCAAATACATGCCCAGCGGAGCTAACAACAAATTACACATTCATGAATCACAATTCAACAAACTCcacatcagaaaaaaaaaatagttctcAATGTGGTGACCAGCTAGTACAGAAAACGTGCGTATCCCTCAACCTTCAATGATGTGAGAACCTTATCAATAGTGCCTAACCTAGCAACAAGCCAACAAGGGAGTAGAAACTGCAGCTATCATGAACAAGAACATAGCGTACATTAGTTTAACTACCTCTTTCAACACAATCAGCAAAATAACATTCATAGCATTGAAAAGATCTGACCTAAAACCCTTACTATTCCTAAAACAACGCACacacaaaactaaaataaattcacAAACACATAAAAAGAGTGAAAAAGGCATTTGAAAGAAGCGAGTAGTAACCAACCTTTCCTGCCAGGCAATTGCTTGCCATCTTTGACGTAAAACTCGCGAATGTCAACCATAATGCTGCCTTTCCAGTTCCTCACGGCAACCCTCCTGTTCTTCGAAAtctacataataaataaaacaaactaattagtacacagcaaaaaagaaaaagaaaaaaaaaaaagagaaacccTAGCAATAGCATAGTAGTAGAGTAATCGACTTCGCAAATGGTAACAGAGTCGGGATCGTCGTCGGAATCCTTCTTGAGGGACTTCATGGGCGGCGCGTGGCCTTCGGAGTCGGCGT encodes the following:
- the LOC114410071 gene encoding RNA polymerase II transcriptional coactivator KIWI-like, translating into MSGKAKRRDDDDASDADSEGHAPPMKSLKKDSDDDPDSVTICEISKNRRVAVRNWKGSIMVDIREFYVKDGKQLPGRKGISLTMDQWNVLRNHVEEIDKAVNENS